One Novosphingobium sp. G106 DNA segment encodes these proteins:
- a CDS encoding hemerythrin domain-containing protein gives MADKQTDAIALLKADHRAVKELFEKFDATDSKSKQKELATQICTELVIHTTIEEEIFYPALKGKIEDDLLNESYVEHDGAKLLIGQIMAGEPGEEFYEAKVTVLSEEIAHHVEEEEAPKDGMFAQARDSDVDLVALGAAMEARKEELKAQFKTNGIPTPTARTLKPVEIELGEPVACPSSPGVGPQVVGARRTTVTP, from the coding sequence AAGAGCTGTTCGAAAAATTCGACGCGACCGATTCCAAGTCGAAGCAAAAGGAGCTCGCCACACAGATCTGCACCGAGCTCGTCATCCACACCACGATCGAGGAGGAAATCTTCTATCCGGCCCTCAAGGGCAAGATCGAGGACGATCTCCTGAACGAATCCTATGTCGAGCACGACGGCGCCAAGCTCCTGATCGGACAGATCATGGCCGGCGAGCCGGGTGAGGAATTTTATGAAGCGAAGGTGACCGTGCTCTCCGAGGAGATCGCGCATCACGTCGAGGAAGAAGAGGCGCCCAAGGACGGCATGTTTGCGCAGGCGCGTGACAGCGACGTCGACTTGGTCGCGCTGGGCGCGGCGATGGAAGCTCGAAAAGAAGAGCTTAAAGCCCAGTTTAAGACGAACGGCATTCCGACGCCCACGGCACGGACGCTCAAGCCCGTCGAGATCGAGCTCGGCGAACCCGTAGCCTGCCCCTCGTCGCCTGGCGTCGGCCCCCAAGTAGTCGGCGCCAGGCGAACGACCGTAACGCCCTGA